CACGGGCGCGGCTTGCAGGCTGGCCAGATCGACGCCCAAGTGAGTCTGGTGGTCCACCTTGCGGCCCTGGTAGTAGTAGTCGCGGGCGTCGGCGAATCCGGCTCGGGGCGCGGCGTTGGGCAGACGCAGGAAGGCTCCCCGCCAGAGCGGTTCGGCTGCGGTCTGCCGACCCAACTGTTCGAGCAGGGCCCGGTTCTGCACCCGCAGCTCGCTGTTCACCTTGAGGAAGATGTCGATGGGGCGGGAAATGCCCGGAAAATTGCTTTGGAACTGGGGCATCTTGTCGTCAAGAAAGCTGTCCGAGAGGTTGATGTTGTCGGAGCGGAAGCGGCGCGGAATGGCGTTCACCGGTACGGAGCGGGAGCGCTCATTGCCGGCCTTGTCGGCGGCCATGAGCACGGGCTTGAACTGGGCGGGCTCCATGTCCCAGGGGAAGGTGAACAGGCAGGCGTACTTGCCGCTCTTCATGCGGAAGCCGGGGAAAAAGTGGGAGCCGACGCTCACGCCGGTCTTTCCGGGCTCCTCGGAAATGGCGTAGACCACCAGACAGGCGCCGCCCTGGTTGACGTTGTTTTGGATCGTCTCCAGATCCACGCGGGGCGGGGTCAGGTCCACGGTGTAGGTACGGGACAGGATGGCGGTTCCCGCCTGCCCGAAGGGGTAGAGGGAGGCGTCGCGGGCCTTGACGCGGATTTCCAGGGAGCCTTCTTTGATCTCCTGGGGCAGAACGAGTTCGGCTTCGAAGGCGTGAGCCTTCTCCAACTCTTTGTGCAGCAGGGAAATCTCCCGTCCGTTCTGGGTTGCGACCACGTCCACGGACTTGAGGCCTGAACCGAGATCGCTGACGGTCAGGTGCAGGGGGGCGGCCACGGTGACGTATTGCCCCTCGGGCAGAAGCGCCACCCGGGGCGCGTCGGTGTCGCGGAAGACGATGATGCTCCCGCCCAGGACCAGCAAGGCCAGGGCGGCCCAAAGGACGAGTTGCAAGATGCGGGTGGTCGCTGATTTCTGCGTCATGATACTCCTGCCTGTGGAAAAGTTTCTAGAAATTGTCTACGCTCAAAACGCGGGAGGGGCAACCCCGCATTGGAGTAGGGCATGGAGGGCGAAATTTTGGTGATGGGAGCGGGGAATCCGCTCATGCGGGACGACGGGGCGGGCGTGCTCGCCGTGCGTGCGCTCATGGCCGAGCCGTGGCCCAAGTGGGTGGAATTCGAGGACGCCGCAACCTTCACCCAGGATCTCTTCCATCAGCTCGACCGCTACGTAG
The genomic region above belongs to Desulfovibrio aminophilus DSM 12254 and contains:
- a CDS encoding M23 family metallopeptidase; translated protein: MTQKSATTRILQLVLWAALALLVLGGSIIVFRDTDAPRVALLPEGQYVTVAAPLHLTVSDLGSGLKSVDVVATQNGREISLLHKELEKAHAFEAELVLPQEIKEGSLEIRVKARDASLYPFGQAGTAILSRTYTVDLTPPRVDLETIQNNVNQGGACLVVYAISEEPGKTGVSVGSHFFPGFRMKSGKYACLFTFPWDMEPAQFKPVLMAADKAGNERSRSVPVNAIPRRFRSDNINLSDSFLDDKMPQFQSNFPGISRPIDIFLKVNSELRVQNRALLEQLGRQTAAEPLWRGAFLRLPNAAPRAGFADARDYYYQGRKVDHQTHLGVDLASLQAAPVPAANDGVVIETGFIGIYGNAVVLDHGMGLQTLYAHLSQIDVQKGDSVKKGHTLGRTGATGMAGGDHLHFGVIISGVPVNPVEWWDQHWINDNFMGKLGNK